The Roseofilum casamattae BLCC-M143 genome window below encodes:
- a CDS encoding response regulator transcription factor, producing the protein MSSHILVIEDEAKLARFVELELQYEGYKVTVAPDGLTGLTRIRELEPDLVILDWMLPGLSGVDICRRLRNTGTDVPVILLTAKDEVGDRVAGLDAGADDYLVKPFSIEELLARVRVQIRRTQKPDRERLVFEELQLDRRSREVKRGDRAIELTAKEFDLLEYLMFHPRQVLTRDRILEQVWGYDFMGDSNIIEVYIRYLRLKLEADREKRLIQTVRGVGYVLRE; encoded by the coding sequence ATGAGTTCCCATATTCTGGTGATTGAAGATGAGGCGAAACTAGCACGTTTTGTGGAATTAGAGCTTCAGTACGAAGGATATAAAGTGACCGTTGCTCCAGACGGATTGACTGGATTAACGCGGATTCGAGAGTTGGAGCCGGATTTGGTCATTTTGGATTGGATGTTACCGGGGTTGAGCGGGGTTGATATTTGTCGTCGCTTGCGCAATACGGGAACGGATGTCCCGGTGATTTTATTAACGGCTAAGGATGAAGTGGGCGATCGCGTGGCCGGATTGGATGCTGGCGCTGATGATTATTTAGTGAAGCCGTTTAGTATTGAGGAGTTGCTAGCGCGGGTGCGGGTGCAAATCCGTCGAACTCAGAAACCCGATCGGGAGCGGTTGGTGTTTGAGGAGTTGCAGTTGGATCGGCGATCGCGGGAGGTGAAGCGCGGCGATCGGGCGATCGAGTTAACGGCGAAGGAGTTCGATCTGTTGGAGTATTTGATGTTTCATCCCCGACAAGTGCTGACCCGCGATCGTATTTTAGAGCAGGTTTGGGGATATGATTTTATGGGCGATTCTAATATCATTGAGGTGTATATCCGCTACTTGCGTTTGAAGTTGGAAGCCGATCGAGAAAAACGCTTAATTCAAACGGTGCGCGGTGTGGGATATGTCTTGCGCGAATAA
- a CDS encoding serine/threonine phosphatase, with amino-acid sequence MDMSKDARLVTPEMAEIYLALGEKLDEADRHRVPSLEEATLEESDRPALLLEDRSDWKQAIDLWRDGPMPSQHIIFMFHEMLDLWETLESLHCRQSLLELNNLVLDEDQILCLRRLYLEPNPEDINLKQLGKLWQHFFRQSETTQVGSLMSLLQEMDSETVMSLEQVRDRLKEIQASESGGSCTDFEEEEGAEQDTGKFTFDEALSEIELDRTQPIDYQAVGFPLAASTPSAASAVSSTHFEDMPTVVLPMQLFSLDYAGITDKGMQRDRNEDSFLIHTQLERIEDKTGRTLHAKGLYVLCDGMGGHDGGEQASAIGVQTLKEYFQTHWFDLPDSEGRLPSAEIIEQGILLANQAIYAVNQSQNRSGNARMGTTLVLVLVQDVHVAIAHVGDSRLYMFSRKQGLTLLTQDHDVAQREIKRGLEPDLAFARPDAYQLTQALGPRNDEFVKPDICCFELNQDSLLLLSSDGLTDNDLVEDYVGSHIEPLMSSRVNLERGASDLIDLANEHNGHDNITVVLVRAKVRPNLGGLSH; translated from the coding sequence ATGGATATGTCAAAAGATGCTCGATTGGTCACTCCGGAAATGGCAGAGATTTACCTAGCTCTGGGGGAAAAACTCGATGAAGCCGATCGCCACCGAGTGCCCAGCTTAGAAGAGGCTACCTTAGAAGAGAGCGATCGCCCGGCTCTGCTCCTGGAAGACCGCTCGGACTGGAAACAAGCCATCGACCTTTGGCGAGACGGACCCATGCCCTCGCAACATATCATCTTTATGTTCCATGAAATGTTGGATCTGTGGGAAACTCTCGAATCCCTGCACTGTCGCCAAAGTTTGCTGGAGTTGAATAACCTAGTCCTCGATGAAGACCAAATCCTGTGTCTGAGACGCTTATATCTCGAACCCAATCCCGAGGACATTAACTTAAAACAGTTGGGTAAACTGTGGCAACACTTCTTTCGCCAGTCAGAGACGACTCAAGTGGGATCGCTGATGTCCTTGCTGCAAGAGATGGACTCGGAGACAGTGATGTCCTTAGAGCAAGTGCGCGATCGCCTCAAAGAGATTCAAGCCTCTGAAAGTGGTGGCAGTTGTACCGATTTTGAAGAAGAAGAGGGAGCCGAACAAGATACCGGAAAATTTACCTTTGATGAGGCTTTGTCAGAGATCGAACTCGATCGCACCCAACCCATTGATTACCAAGCGGTTGGATTTCCTCTTGCCGCTTCAACCCCCAGCGCTGCTTCGGCAGTCTCGAGCACCCACTTTGAGGACATGCCTACAGTTGTTCTCCCGATGCAACTGTTTAGCTTGGACTATGCTGGGATAACCGATAAAGGAATGCAGCGCGATCGCAATGAAGATTCGTTTTTAATCCATACCCAACTAGAGAGAATTGAAGATAAAACCGGTCGCACCCTTCATGCCAAAGGTCTCTACGTGCTTTGCGATGGCATGGGAGGTCATGATGGTGGCGAACAAGCGAGCGCCATTGGCGTCCAAACTTTAAAAGAGTATTTTCAAACTCATTGGTTCGATCTGCCCGATAGCGAGGGTCGTTTGCCTTCGGCTGAAATCATCGAACAAGGAATATTATTAGCAAATCAAGCGATTTATGCAGTGAACCAATCCCAGAACCGCAGCGGTAATGCTCGCATGGGTACGACTCTGGTGTTGGTGTTGGTGCAAGACGTGCATGTGGCGATCGCTCATGTGGGCGATAGTCGGTTATATATGTTTAGTCGCAAACAAGGCTTAACTCTATTAACTCAAGACCACGATGTGGCGCAACGAGAGATTAAGCGCGGACTGGAGCCGGATTTAGCCTTTGCCCGGCCGGATGCCTATCAGCTCACGCAAGCGTTGGGACCCCGTAACGACGAGTTTGTCAAACCGGATATTTGCTGTTTTGAGTTGAATCAAGATAGTCTCTTGCTGCTCAGTTCCGATGGCTTGACGGATAACGATCTGGTGGAGGACTATGTGGGCAGTCATATCGAACCGTTGATGAGTTCTCGCGTTAATCTGGAGCGAGGAGCCAGCGATCTAATCGATCTGGCCAACGAGCATAACGGTCATGACAATATTACGGTAGTACTGGTTCGGGCGAAGGTTCGACCTAACTTGGGAGGGTTGAGCCATTAA
- a CDS encoding protein kinase domain-containing protein → MIEGTIALELLDPNPSAAIARWQFPPEGLVRIGRAKDNEVVLSDDLVSRHHVELYPIERDGAIAWQLQNRGSNGTLVNYQPTGQAWLENGALVQLAAGGPILKVSFPNTRSLPETSEPLPASGCTHEGNPPNNLFCVHCGQPLHVEKHVGQYQVLRILGKGGMGTTYLSYNPHLADSPSPLVVLKEMNSDMARIAKARELFDREARTLRSLEHPGIPRFYDSFIESGKKYLAMELIHGEDLERLLYKQGPFPPERAVDCMMQTCGILDYLHNQSPPIIHRDIKPANLLLRRLDGKISAIDFGAVKEIGTPAGTRIGAEGYSAPEQDRGQPLTQSDLYAIGPTLVFLLTGEQPLKYYQRQQNFSFRMNLDGVDAIAPPIREVILRVTAPKPRDRFQTASELSEALAAALNDLSGD, encoded by the coding sequence ATGATTGAAGGGACGATCGCTCTAGAGTTATTAGATCCCAATCCCTCGGCGGCGATCGCCCGGTGGCAATTTCCTCCAGAAGGGCTGGTTCGCATCGGACGGGCGAAGGATAATGAGGTGGTGCTTTCGGATGATTTGGTCTCGCGCCACCATGTGGAATTGTATCCGATCGAACGGGATGGGGCGATCGCCTGGCAACTGCAAAATCGCGGCAGTAACGGGACCCTGGTCAACTATCAACCGACAGGCCAAGCTTGGTTGGAGAATGGAGCTTTGGTACAGTTAGCGGCAGGAGGGCCGATTCTCAAGGTCTCGTTTCCTAATACGCGGAGTCTGCCCGAAACCTCGGAACCATTACCTGCATCGGGATGTACCCATGAGGGCAATCCACCAAATAATTTGTTTTGCGTCCATTGCGGTCAACCCTTGCATGTGGAAAAACACGTGGGTCAATACCAAGTGTTGCGCATCTTGGGGAAAGGAGGAATGGGGACGACCTATTTATCCTATAACCCCCATTTAGCTGACAGTCCGTCTCCCCTGGTAGTCTTGAAAGAGATGAACTCGGATATGGCACGCATTGCCAAAGCTAGGGAGCTATTTGACCGGGAAGCGCGGACGTTGAGAAGTTTGGAACATCCGGGGATTCCTCGATTTTACGATTCGTTTATTGAGAGTGGGAAAAAGTATTTGGCCATGGAGTTAATCCATGGGGAAGATTTAGAACGTTTGCTCTACAAACAAGGGCCCTTTCCACCGGAGAGAGCAGTGGATTGCATGATGCAAACCTGCGGGATTTTGGATTATCTTCACAACCAGTCGCCGCCGATTATTCATCGAGATATTAAGCCGGCCAATCTGTTGTTGCGCCGTTTGGATGGTAAGATTTCGGCGATCGATTTTGGCGCGGTGAAAGAGATTGGAACTCCCGCTGGGACGCGGATTGGGGCGGAAGGCTATAGCGCGCCGGAGCAAGACCGGGGACAACCGCTAACGCAATCGGATTTATACGCGATCGGTCCAACTCTGGTGTTTTTACTGACGGGAGAGCAACCGTTGAAGTATTATCAGCGCCAGCAGAATTTCTCGTTTCGGATGAATTTGGATGGGGTGGATGCGATCGCGCCTCCGATTCGAGAGGTGATTTTGCGCGTCACGGCTCCGAAACCCCGCGATCGGTTTCAAACGGCTTCGGAACTCTCGGAGGCTCTGGCAGCGGCTCTGAACGACCTCAGTGGGGATTAG
- a CDS encoding sensor histidine kinase → MVKPLRSPVEAETISSSHVLSLGIKLFLSIFLPTASAIAFGLGALYQIQTSLIYREITEIERELIAEKSERLSEHFREVRADLLILSQQGELQPILDPQSDRPIVEQFQGALAQEYLIFAREKQVYDQIRALNLQGKEQVRVNLNRGQPTIISGNKLQNKSHRYWFHATLNLSEGEIFISPLDLNVEFGQIEQPLKPTIRFSTPVFDSSATMRGMVVVNYLADRFLQELSTHLSYSESMWLLNDRGYWLKSTQPEDEWGFMYEDERRNLTLAKTLPQTWAQINQAERGQFQTAEGLYTFTTIYPLQKWHKRDTYQWKLVTHVPTDILQSYSRETRNQLLLLFAALMGLTTIGSVFFVQAKLNHQQSDRQVKGLQNSMEDLYRNQAQLVQTEKMASLGQLVAGIAHEINNPVNFIHGNLIHAQKYFEDVVDLLKLYQSYYPQTDSEISDMAEDIELEFIKDDATQLFQSMHMGTERISEIVKSLRIFSRLDESETKEVNLHEGIDSTLTILQTRLRSNDWRPAIKVTKHYGNLPKIECYAGQLNQVFMNILSNAIDALEERDRERTFAQMEANPSAITIETRQKRDSIIIQISDNGLGINPAAQRRLFDPFFTTKPVGKGTGLGLAISYQVITEKHKGILSCSSEPGLTTFAIEIPLKSVNYP, encoded by the coding sequence ATGGTTAAACCACTGCGATCTCCTGTAGAGGCTGAGACGATATCCAGCAGTCATGTACTCAGCCTGGGAATCAAGCTGTTTTTGAGTATTTTTTTGCCAACAGCATCTGCCATTGCATTTGGATTGGGCGCATTATATCAGATCCAAACCAGTTTAATCTACAGGGAAATTACTGAAATCGAGCGCGAACTTATCGCTGAAAAAAGCGAGCGATTGTCCGAGCACTTTAGAGAAGTTCGGGCGGATTTACTGATTTTGTCACAACAAGGAGAGCTACAACCGATCCTCGATCCGCAAAGCGATCGTCCGATCGTCGAACAGTTTCAAGGAGCTTTAGCTCAAGAATATTTAATTTTCGCGCGCGAAAAACAAGTTTACGATCAGATCCGTGCTTTAAATTTACAAGGGAAAGAACAAGTACGCGTGAATTTAAATCGCGGTCAACCGACGATTATTTCGGGCAATAAATTACAAAATAAATCTCATCGCTATTGGTTTCACGCGACTCTCAACTTGAGTGAGGGCGAAATTTTCATCTCTCCTTTAGATCTCAATGTTGAGTTCGGTCAAATCGAACAACCCTTAAAGCCTACAATTCGCTTTAGTACGCCAGTCTTCGACTCTAGTGCGACAATGCGCGGAATGGTTGTGGTGAATTATTTAGCCGATCGCTTTTTACAAGAGCTATCGACCCATCTCTCCTATTCCGAAAGCATGTGGTTGCTCAACGATAGAGGCTATTGGCTCAAAAGTACTCAACCGGAAGATGAGTGGGGGTTTATGTATGAAGACGAGCGTCGCAATCTCACTTTAGCTAAAACACTTCCGCAAACCTGGGCGCAGATTAATCAGGCAGAACGCGGACAGTTTCAAACCGCAGAAGGTTTATATACATTTACAACAATTTATCCGTTGCAAAAATGGCATAAACGAGATACCTATCAGTGGAAATTAGTGACTCATGTTCCCACTGATATTCTGCAATCTTACTCTCGAGAAACCCGAAATCAACTGCTATTGTTGTTTGCCGCATTAATGGGATTAACAACCATAGGTTCGGTATTTTTTGTACAAGCCAAGCTGAATCATCAACAGAGCGATCGCCAAGTCAAAGGACTGCAAAATAGCATGGAAGACTTATATCGGAATCAAGCTCAATTAGTTCAAACGGAAAAAATGGCAAGTTTGGGTCAATTGGTCGCTGGAATTGCCCATGAGATTAACAATCCAGTTAATTTTATTCACGGTAACTTAATCCACGCTCAAAAATATTTTGAAGATGTAGTTGATTTACTCAAACTTTATCAATCATATTATCCACAAACCGACTCTGAAATTTCCGATATGGCTGAAGATATCGAGCTGGAATTTATTAAAGATGATGCTACTCAATTATTCCAATCGATGCATATGGGGACCGAGCGTATTAGTGAAATTGTTAAATCCTTGCGCATTTTTTCCCGTTTGGATGAATCGGAAACCAAAGAAGTAAATTTACATGAAGGTATCGATAGCACCCTCACTATTTTGCAAACTCGCCTGCGATCTAACGATTGGCGACCGGCAATTAAAGTTACGAAACATTATGGCAATCTGCCAAAAATTGAATGTTATGCAGGACAGCTCAATCAGGTCTTTATGAATATTTTGAGTAATGCGATTGATGCTTTAGAAGAGCGCGATCGCGAGCGTACCTTTGCTCAAATGGAAGCAAATCCGAGTGCAATTACTATCGAGACACGTCAAAAAAGAGATTCGATTATTATTCAGATTTCTGATAATGGATTGGGAATTAATCCTGCCGCACAACGGCGATTATTCGATCCGTTTTTTACGACAAAACCCGTAGGCAAAGGAACGGGTCTTGGTTTGGCAATTAGCTATCAAGTTATTACCGAAAAACATAAGGGCATCCTCTCCTGCTCTTCCGAGCCAGGACTCACAACATTTGCGATCGAAATTCCCTTAAAATCTGTTAATTATCCCTAA